One Nitrospirota bacterium genomic region harbors:
- the rplL gene encoding 50S ribosomal protein L7/L12, with product MPTAEGKLSQEEFIKAIEGMTVLELSELVKGLESRFGVTAAAPVAVAAAPAGGGAAAAAGAAEEKTAFDVILASAAADKKIQVIKVVRELTSLGLKEAKDLVEGTPKPVKTGVTKEEAETMKKKLEEAGGKVEVK from the coding sequence ATGCCAACGGCAGAAGGAAAGCTGTCACAGGAAGAGTTCATCAAGGCGATCGAGGGCATGACCGTGCTCGAGCTCTCCGAACTGGTCAAGGGGCTGGAGTCCCGCTTCGGGGTCACGGCGGCGGCGCCGGTGGCCGTGGCGGCGGCGCCGGCCGGAGGAGGGGCGGCGGCCGCGGCCGGCGCGGCGGAGGAGAAGACGGCGTTCGACGTGATCCTCGCCAGCGCGGCTGCGGACAAGAAGATCCAGGTGATCAAGGTCGTCCGCGAGCTCACCAGCCTGGGGCTGAAAGAGGCCAAGGACTTGGTGGAGGGCACGCCCAAGCCGGTCAAGACCGGCGTGACGAAGGAAGAGGCGGAGACCATGAAGAAGAAGCTGGAGGAGGCTGGCGGCAAGGTCGAAGTGAAGTAA
- the rplA gene encoding 50S ribosomal protein L1, with protein sequence MGKKMKAAEAKIEPRAYGLKEAVGLVKQAAYAKFDESVDLALRLGVDPKRSDQMVRGTSVLPHGTGKKVRVLVFAKGEKEQEARQAGADYVGADDLMEKIKGGWMEFDQAIATPDLMGSVGKLGKVLGPRGLMPNPKTGTVTFDVAKAVAEIRKGRVEYKVEKAGLVHVPVGKVSFKAEQLFENAQAILEAVMKAKPASCKGRYLRSATISSTMGPGVRLDTVAIAKQWG encoded by the coding sequence ATGGGAAAGAAGATGAAGGCGGCGGAGGCCAAGATCGAGCCCCGGGCTTACGGGCTCAAAGAGGCCGTCGGGCTCGTGAAGCAGGCGGCCTATGCGAAGTTCGACGAATCGGTGGACCTGGCCCTTCGGCTGGGGGTGGATCCGAAGCGGTCCGACCAGATGGTGCGGGGGACGTCGGTCTTGCCGCACGGCACGGGAAAAAAGGTGCGGGTTCTGGTCTTCGCCAAGGGCGAGAAGGAGCAGGAGGCCCGCCAGGCCGGAGCCGATTACGTCGGCGCCGACGATCTGATGGAGAAGATCAAGGGCGGCTGGATGGAGTTCGACCAGGCCATCGCCACTCCGGACCTGATGGGCTCGGTCGGGAAGCTCGGAAAGGTTCTGGGTCCCAGGGGCCTCATGCCGAATCCGAAGACCGGCACGGTCACCTTCGACGTGGCCAAGGCCGTCGCGGAGATCAGAAAGGGACGCGTCGAATACAAGGTCGAGAAGGCCGGCCTCGTCCACGTCCCGGTCGGCAAAGTGTCGTTCAAGGCGGAGCAGCTCTTCGAGAACGCCCAGGCCATCCTGGAGGCGGTCATGAAAGCCAAGCCGGCGTCCTGCAAAGGGCGGTATCTCAGGAGTGCGACGATCTCGAGCACGATGGGGCCTGGGGTCAGGCTGGACACGGTCGCCATCGCGAAGCAGTGGGGCTGA
- the rplK gene encoding 50S ribosomal protein L11, producing the protein MAKEVSALIKLQIPAGKANPAPPVGPSLGQHGVNIMEFCKQFNARTQKEGDSIIPVVITVYKDRTFTFITRTPPASDLLKKASGIIKGSGTPHKEKVGKITRTQLQEIAKLKMTDLNAADLEGAMKIVEGTARSMGIVVQG; encoded by the coding sequence ATGGCAAAAGAAGTCTCGGCCCTGATCAAACTGCAGATTCCGGCCGGCAAGGCCAACCCGGCTCCCCCCGTGGGGCCGTCCCTGGGGCAGCACGGCGTGAACATCATGGAGTTTTGCAAGCAGTTCAACGCCAGGACTCAGAAAGAGGGGGACAGCATCATCCCGGTCGTGATCACCGTGTACAAGGACCGGACCTTCACGTTCATCACCCGGACCCCCCCGGCGTCGGACCTTCTGAAGAAAGCGTCCGGCATCATCAAGGGGTCGGGCACTCCGCACAAGGAGAAGGTCGGGAAGATCACCCGCACGCAGCTGCAGGAGATCGCGAAGCTGAAGATGACCGACCTGAACGCCGCGGACCTCGAAGGGGCCATGAAGATCGTCGAAGGAACCGCGCGGAGCATGGGGATCGTCGTCCAAGGCTGA
- the nusG gene encoding transcription termination/antitermination protein NusG, giving the protein MSKNWYVIHTYAGFEGRVKSSILERASQMGLVDRVGQVLVPTENVIEIKDGKRRTSKRKFFPGYVLVELESPLTDETVQMIKETPKVTGFVGGGTRPIPLTEEEAESMLKQVDSGTAAPREQIRFIKGDNVRIVDGPFLGFNGLVDEVDTVHNRVKVLVSIFGRSTPVELGFLQVERI; this is encoded by the coding sequence ATGAGCAAGAACTGGTATGTGATCCACACCTATGCGGGGTTCGAGGGGCGGGTCAAGTCCAGCATCCTGGAGCGGGCCAGCCAGATGGGGCTGGTGGACAGGGTCGGACAGGTGCTGGTTCCTACCGAGAACGTGATTGAGATCAAGGACGGAAAACGCCGGACGTCGAAGCGCAAGTTTTTCCCGGGCTACGTGCTGGTGGAGCTCGAGTCTCCGCTGACGGACGAGACCGTGCAGATGATCAAGGAGACGCCCAAGGTGACCGGGTTCGTGGGGGGCGGGACGAGGCCCATTCCTCTGACCGAGGAGGAGGCGGAGTCCATGCTCAAGCAGGTGGACTCGGGAACCGCGGCGCCCAGAGAGCAGATCCGCTTCATCAAGGGGGACAACGTGCGGATCGTTGACGGGCCGTTTCTCGGCTTCAACGGGCTGGTGGACGAGGTGGACACCGTCCACAATCGGGTCAAGGTGCTGGTGAGCATCTTCGGGCGGTCCACGCCGGTGGAGTTGGGGTTCCTGCAGGTGGAGCGAATCTAG
- the secE gene encoding preprotein translocase subunit SecE, whose amino-acid sequence MFKRLWDSSKEFLVDVRGEVKKVSFPTRAETLGSTIVVIVFCVIMSLYLSVVDSFLVWLVSKVI is encoded by the coding sequence GTGTTCAAGAGACTGTGGGACTCATCGAAAGAATTCCTGGTCGACGTCCGCGGGGAGGTCAAGAAGGTGTCCTTCCCAACCAGGGCCGAGACCCTCGGGTCCACGATCGTGGTCATCGTGTTCTGCGTGATCATGTCTCTCTATCTTTCGGTCGTGGACTCGTTTCTGGTCTGGCTGGTCAGCAAGGTGATCTGA
- the rpmG gene encoding 50S ribosomal protein L33: MREIISMACTACKQRNYSTVKNKKNDPDRLERNKYCRFCRKHTPHKEVK, from the coding sequence ATGCGTGAAATCATTTCAATGGCTTGTACGGCCTGCAAGCAGCGGAACTATTCGACGGTCAAGAACAAGAAGAACGATCCGGATCGTCTGGAGCGCAACAAGTACTGCCGTTTCTGCCGGAAACATACGCCCCATAAAGAGGTCAAGTAG
- the tuf gene encoding elongation factor Tu, giving the protein MAKAKFERRKPHVNIGTIGHVDHGKTTLTSALTKICSDRGMAKFISYDEVAKASESQGRRDPTKILTIAISHVEYETEKRHYAHVDCPGHADYVKNMITGAAQMDGAILVVSAADGPMPQTREHILLARQVGVPYIVVFLNKADKVDDKELLDLVELEVRELLTKYEFPGDKIPIITGSATKAMEGDQSPIGVPAILKLLDAIDSYIPTPQRAIDKPFLMPIEDVFTISGRGTVVTGRCERGTVKVGDEVEIVGLRPTQSTVVTGVEMFRKVLDEGQAGDNIGVLLRGTKKEEVERGMVLAKPKSITPHTKFKAEVYVLTKEEGGRHTPFFNGYRPQFYFRTTDVTGVVALNPGVEMVMPGDNVTIAAELISPIAMDQGLRFAIREGGKTVGSGVVTEILA; this is encoded by the coding sequence ATGGCGAAGGCGAAATTTGAGCGGCGCAAGCCCCACGTGAACATTGGGACGATCGGGCACGTGGACCACGGGAAGACGACGCTCACCTCGGCGCTGACGAAGATTTGCAGTGACCGGGGGATGGCGAAGTTCATCAGCTACGACGAGGTGGCGAAGGCGAGCGAATCGCAGGGGCGGCGGGACCCGACGAAGATCCTGACGATCGCGATTTCGCACGTGGAGTACGAGACGGAGAAGCGGCACTACGCGCACGTGGACTGTCCGGGGCATGCGGACTACGTGAAGAACATGATCACGGGGGCGGCGCAGATGGACGGGGCGATCCTGGTGGTGAGCGCGGCGGACGGGCCGATGCCGCAGACGCGGGAGCACATTCTGCTGGCGCGGCAGGTGGGGGTGCCGTACATCGTGGTGTTCCTGAACAAGGCGGACAAGGTGGACGACAAGGAGCTCTTGGACCTGGTGGAGCTGGAGGTGCGGGAGCTGCTGACGAAGTACGAGTTTCCGGGGGACAAGATTCCGATCATCACGGGGTCGGCGACGAAGGCGATGGAGGGGGATCAGAGCCCGATCGGGGTGCCGGCGATTCTGAAGCTGTTGGACGCGATCGACAGCTACATTCCGACGCCGCAGCGGGCGATTGACAAGCCGTTTTTGATGCCGATCGAGGACGTCTTCACGATCAGCGGGCGGGGCACGGTGGTGACGGGGCGGTGCGAGCGGGGCACGGTGAAGGTGGGCGACGAGGTGGAGATCGTGGGGCTGCGGCCGACGCAGAGCACGGTGGTGACGGGCGTGGAGATGTTCCGCAAGGTGTTGGACGAGGGGCAGGCGGGGGACAACATCGGGGTGCTGCTGCGGGGCACGAAGAAGGAAGAGGTGGAGCGGGGGATGGTGCTGGCGAAGCCGAAGAGCATCACGCCGCACACGAAGTTCAAGGCCGAGGTGTACGTGCTGACGAAGGAGGAGGGGGGGCGGCACACGCCGTTCTTCAACGGGTACCGGCCGCAGTTTTACTTCCGGACGACGGACGTGACGGGGGTGGTGGCGTTGAATCCGGGGGTGGAGATGGTGATGCCGGGGGACAACGTGACGATTGCGGCGGAGTTGATTTCGCCGATCGCGATGGACCAGGGGCTGCGGTTTGCGATCCGCGAGGGGGGCAAGACCGTCGGCTCCGGCGTCGTCACCGAAATTCTGGCGTAG